In Carboxydocella sporoproducens DSM 16521, a genomic segment contains:
- a CDS encoding ABC transporter substrate-binding protein, with amino-acid sequence MKLKKLIALAFAGILSLGLLAGCGGGGEQKQAENQPAAGKAGKLEQIKQRGKLIAGVKYDVPLFGMLNTQTNQVEGFEIDLMKELAKKIFGDESKVEFVKVESKTRIPMLQNDQVDIVAGTMTITEERKKQIDFSDVYFEAGQSLLVKKGSSIKSVDDLKGKKVATVQGSTSAKNIRAKAPEAQVLEFPTYPEAFLALQNGRADAMTTDNSILLGFAQQDPNVELVGGLFTSEPYGMGFKKGNDDFVKFVNDWLKEMKDSGKYAELYKKWFKEEPPK; translated from the coding sequence ATGAAACTGAAAAAACTGATAGCATTGGCTTTCGCCGGGATCCTGTCTCTTGGACTGCTGGCCGGCTGCGGAGGCGGCGGAGAGCAGAAACAGGCGGAAAACCAGCCGGCAGCCGGAAAGGCTGGCAAACTGGAGCAAATCAAACAGCGGGGCAAATTGATTGCCGGTGTCAAGTATGATGTCCCCCTGTTTGGCATGCTCAATACCCAGACCAACCAGGTAGAAGGCTTTGAAATCGACCTGATGAAGGAACTGGCCAAAAAGATTTTTGGTGATGAGAGCAAAGTGGAATTCGTCAAGGTTGAATCCAAAACCCGGATTCCTATGCTGCAAAACGACCAGGTGGATATTGTGGCCGGTACCATGACCATTACTGAAGAGCGGAAAAAGCAAATTGACTTTTCCGATGTCTATTTTGAAGCCGGTCAGTCCCTGCTGGTCAAGAAAGGCAGCTCCATTAAATCAGTGGATGATTTGAAAGGCAAGAAAGTAGCGACTGTCCAGGGTTCCACCAGTGCCAAGAACATTCGGGCCAAGGCTCCGGAAGCCCAGGTGCTGGAATTCCCCACCTATCCCGAAGCCTTCCTGGCTCTGCAAAATGGCCGGGCTGATGCTATGACCACCGATAACTCCATCTTGCTTGGTTTTGCCCAGCAGGATCCTAATGTAGAACTGGTAGGCGGGCTCTTTACTTCCGAACCCTACGGTATGGGCTTCAAGAAAGGCAATGATGACTTTGTCAAGTTTGTCAATGACTGGCTGAAGGAAATGAAGGACAGCGGCAAGTACGCTGAACTGTATAAAAAGTGGTTTAAAGAAGAACCCCCCAAGTAA
- a CDS encoding amino acid ABC transporter ATP-binding protein — MIKFKNVNKYFGNHHVLKDINLEIREGEVVVVIGPSGSGKSTMLRCINQLEKISSGELIVDGFRLDDPKVNINLLRQEIGMVFQHFNLYPHKTVLENITLAPIKVKKMDPREAEKIARYYLQKVGIAEKADAYPSQLSGGQQQRVAIARGLAMKPKIMLFDEPTSALDPEMVNEVLDVMKSLAREGMTMVVVTHEMGFAREVADRVIFMDEGRIIEEGTPEHFFKEPKEERTRLFLSKIL, encoded by the coding sequence GTGATCAAGTTCAAGAATGTCAATAAATATTTCGGCAACCATCATGTCCTCAAGGATATCAATCTGGAAATCCGGGAAGGGGAAGTGGTGGTGGTCATCGGCCCCTCCGGCTCAGGGAAGAGCACCATGTTGCGCTGTATCAACCAGCTGGAGAAGATTTCTTCCGGTGAATTGATAGTGGACGGTTTCCGGCTGGATGACCCAAAGGTGAATATAAATCTCTTACGGCAGGAAATCGGCATGGTTTTCCAGCATTTCAATCTCTATCCTCACAAGACGGTGCTGGAAAATATCACTTTGGCTCCCATCAAGGTCAAAAAAATGGACCCCCGGGAAGCGGAAAAAATCGCCCGTTACTATCTGCAAAAGGTAGGCATTGCTGAAAAGGCTGACGCCTATCCCAGCCAGCTTTCCGGTGGCCAGCAGCAAAGGGTGGCCATTGCCCGGGGTCTGGCCATGAAGCCGAAAATCATGCTCTTCGATGAGCCTACCTCAGCCCTGGACCCGGAAATGGTCAATGAGGTACTGGATGTAATGAAGTCCCTGGCCCGGGAGGGAATGACCATGGTGGTGGTTACCCATGAGATGGGCTTTGCCCGGGAAGTGGCCGACCGGGTGATTTTCATGGATGAGGGGCGCATTATCGAGGAAGGCACCCCGGAACATTTCTTCAAAGAGCCCAAAGAGGAGCGAACCAGGCTCTTCTTAAGCAAAATTCTCTAA